A region from the Triticum urartu cultivar G1812 chromosome 1, Tu2.1, whole genome shotgun sequence genome encodes:
- the LOC125533077 gene encoding putative disease resistance protein RGA1, which yields MSIPASMSLSAVGVVGAVNECVTLFQWAKSAIPSLYSRWSGSQEQILQDHVLQLESGLQRLRDTLPAMYDLVNKAEWRSHEPVVAKLLPNLKDAVAEAEDLLDEFGWYEKKVQVEGNASQSSFIDFFHTVVQGSFNKLNDVQLRLNHLSSQLENMGLRGVTRCFDKLVRPETTSLPNETKIFGRDKELKQLLGFLNVPTISKRKRATKTSSINASASNHVSNESRALDLPVLPIVGIGGVGKTTLAQHICSHQQVKSHFELIIWICVLDDFDVKRLTKEVIQSCTGNEATSDNLDSLQRALSNHVNNKRLLIVLDDTWDDALKENGQCWKRFCAPFRSALDGSTMLVTTRCPNVSQGVRTMEPIIVEGLKDDIFWNFFKLCAFGSEGSNSDPELEHIGKCILPKLKGSPLAAKTLGRMLSMDLQASHWNSIRESELWELKQEETDILPALRLSYMYLPFYLKQCFAFCAVYPKDYKFDKTLLVEIWAAEGLVDPQGGIPIQDIGYQYFEDLVTRSFFQKISSRYMSYQIILATGSIFGTLRSSKLILYAKNCRLESLPDGFIKLISLRKFESVGLTYYDGRRMCLGHTNKCREFTLLKNLNRFRGHLQLIDVRVLSKDHAAEADLKNKKYLHGLKLDMGKPEDHAIYYHGLYIPNNDIEVVEVLQPPLSLKSLVLKYYDSISLPSWFQPKNLTSLKSLTFECCFQLGSISPPFISRGININAIPAVAIFLCLEEVTIDGCDNISSIEHFLHPDYVPAIKKIRIKKCNMLASVATEKFGDFHFLEELEVHHCPKFCSQRLVSSSLKKLGLHSSGLFWTIDCCSLTYFHLEWEFVTSIDLEMWSLPSLRELIIRCKALASIGGSLTAFSSLRILTVIYCDKLSTLDDLLTQEYLPAIEEINIRHCHELLSLPAERFGSFSNLKHMEVLQCPSLSWQQGLALPSSLQRLSLMRCGDASPYVLNCLRNLTSLVSLNMGGCTGITSIPSDIWLGNLASLEKLVIKDCPNLVSIGGAKAVAKIKTVEISMCPKLKEAEQINKISRLSCIPSTISHICTDNYQFPVCTIVANSL from the exons ATGTCTATTCCAGCCAGCATGAGCTTATCCGCTGTTGGGGTCGTTGGTGCCGTCAACGAATGTGTCACTTTGTTTCAATGGGCCAAATCTGCCATTCCCTCTCTTTACTCCCGATGGAGTGGCTCACAGGAGCAGATTCTCCAGGACCATGTGTTGCAGTTGGAGAGTGGCCTACAACGCCTCAGGGACACCCTTCCTGCAATGTACGACCTCGTTAATAAAGCAGAGTGGAGAAGCCACGAACCTGTTGTGGCCAAGCTCCTTCCTAATCTCAAGGATGCAGTAGCTGAGGCCGAGGATCTTCTTGATGAATTTGGATGGTACGAGAAGAAGGTACAAGTGGAGGGCAATGCAAGCCAATCTTCTTTCATTGACTTCTTTCATACCGTCGTACAAGGCAGCTTCAACAAACTGAATGATGTACAATTGAG GTTGAACCATCTTTCAAGTCAGCTAGAAAATATGGGGCTTCGTGGAGTTACACGATGCTTTGACAAATTAGTCAGGCCAGAGACCACATCCTTGCCAAATGAAACAAAAATATTTGGTCGTGACAAGGAACTAAAGCAGCTATTGGGATTTCTCAATGTACCTACAATTTCAAAACGCAAGAGAGCAACTAAAACTAGTTCAATCAATGCATCAGCAAGCAACCATGTTAGTAATGAATCAAGAGCATTGGATCTTCCTGTTTTGCCAATTGTTGGAATTGGTGGTGTTGGAAAGACTACATTGGCCCAACATATTTGTAGCCATCAACAAGTGAAATCTCACTTTGAACTGATAATTTGGATTTGTGTTTTAGATGACTTTGATGTGAAGAGGTTAACTAAAGAAGTAATACAATCATGTACTGGAAATGAGGCAACCAGTGATAATTTGGATTCTCTTCAGCGTGCTCTCTCTAACCATGTGAACAACAAAAGGTTATTGATAGTTCTTGATGACACGTGGGATGATGCCTTGAAGGAAAATGGGCAGTGTTGGAAGAGGTTTTGTGCACCTTTTAGAAGTGCCCTAGATGGAAGTACAATGTTGGTCACCACTAGATGTCCAAATGTTTCCCAGGGGGTACGCACAATGGAGCCGATTATAGTTGAAGGTCTGAAGGACGACATCTTTTGGAATTTCTTCAAATTGTGTGCGTTTGGATCAGAGGGTTCTAACAGTGATCCTGAGTTAGAGCACATTGGTAAATGTATACTTCCTAAGCTGAAGGGTTCACCTTTGGCCGCAAAAACTCTAGGGCGCATGTTAAGCATGGACCTTCAAGCATCGCATTGGAATTCCATACGTGAGAGTGAACTGTGGGAGTTGAAACAAGAGGAGACTGACATTTTGCCTGCACTTCGGTTGAGCTACATGTATTTACCGTTCTATTTGAAGCAATGCTTTGCATTTTGTGCTGTGTACCCCAAAGATTACAAATTTGATAAGACACTCTTAGTTGAAATTTGGGCGGCAGAAGGCCTTGTGGATCCTCAAGGTGGTATTCCGATTCAAGATATTGGTTATCAGTATTTTGAAGACCTTGTCACACGATCCTTCTTCCAAAAAATCAGCAGTAGATAT ATGAGTTACCAGATAATATTGGCAACTGGAAGCATCTTCGGTACATTGAGATCGTCAAAGCT GATTTTATATGCCAAGAATTGCAGGCTAGAGAGCTTGCCCGATGGCTTTATTAAGTTGATTAGTTTACGGAAGTTCGAATCAGTTGGATTAACATATTATGATGGGCGTCGTATGTGTCTTGGTCACACCAATAAGTGCAGAGAATTTACGTTACTAAAGAATCTGAACCGGTTTCGTGGGCACTTGCAGCTTATTGATGTTCGCGTGCTAAGTAAGGATCATGCCGCAGAAGCAGACCTGAAGAATAAGAAATATCTTCATGGGTTGAAACTGGATATGGGGAAGCCTGAGGATCATGCCATATATTACCATGGGCTTTATATCCCCAACAATGATATAGAAGTGGTTGAAGTTCTGCAGCCTCCTCTCAGTCTGAAGTCTCTCGTCCTAAAATATTATGACAGTATCTCGCTCCCAAGTTGGTTTCAACCAAAAAACCTGACAAGCTTAAAATCACTTACTTTTGAATGTTGTTTTCAACTTGGGAGCATATCACCTCCCTTTATCTCACGTGGAATAAACATAAATGCGATACCTGCAGTTGCTATATTCTTGTGCCTGGAAGAGGTAACCATTGATGGGTGCGACAATATATCAAGCATCGAGCATTTTCTGCATCCCGATTATGTACCAGCCATCAAGAAAATAAGAATTAAAAAGTGCAACATGTTAGCATCAGTAGCAACTGAGAAGTTTGGGGATTTTCATTTCCTTGAAGAACTGGAGGTGCACCATTGTCCAAAATTCTGCTCCCAAAGATTGGTATCGTCGTCCCTTAAGAAACTCGGCCTGCATAGTTCTGGTCTCTTTTGGACTATTGACTGCTGCTCCCTCACCTACTTTCATTTGGAATGGGAGTTTGTCACATCCATTGATCTAGAAATGTGGAGTCTTCCATCTCTACGGGAGTTAATCATTAGATGCAAAGCTCTTGCATCTATTGGAGGCAGCCTTACAGCATTCTCATCCCTTAGGATCCTAACAGTTATATACTGTGATAAATTGTCCACGCTTGATGACCTCCTAACACAAGAATATCTACCTGCTATTGAGGAAATTAACATCAGACATTGTCACGAGTTACTTTCTCTTCCAGCTGAAAGGTTTGGGAGTTTTTCTAATCTAAAACATATGGAGGTTTTACAGTGCCCAAGTCTCAGCTGGCAACAAGGATTAGCACTGCCATCATCTCTTCAAAGGCTCAGCTTAATGCGATGTGGGGATGCCTCTCCATATGTTCTTAACTGCCTACGGAACCTCACCTCCCTTGTCTCACTGAACATGGGTGGATGCACCGGTATAACATCCATTCCAAGTGACATTTGGCTCGGTAATCTTGCATCACTTGAGAAATTGGTGATCAAGGATTGTCCAAACCTAGTTTCAATTGGTGGAGCAAAGGCAGTTGCAAAAATAAAGACTGTGGAGATATCCATGTGCCCGAAGTTAAAGGAAGCGGAGCAGATCAACAAAATATCCCGCCTAAG TTGCATACCATCAACAATTTCCCATATTTGTACTGATAACTATCAGTTCCCAGTTTGCACCATCGTAGCAAACTCGTTGTAA